In Dehalococcoidia bacterium, the sequence CTGGTGGCGCCAGGAGTACCAGCTCTCGGGGAAGCCGTGGCAGAGCAGTACCAGCGGCCCGCGGCCCGCCTCCGCCAGGTGCATGCGGATGCCGTTCGTCTCTACGAAGCGATGCGTGATCTCAGCCATGAGCGGGTGTTGCTCCTTCAGCTAATCTGCACGGCCCTTCGGCCCCATCGACTGCTCGTCTCCAATATACGGGGAAGGCCGATCGCGGGTCGGGCGACCGGGGGTCGGGTCAGTCAAACGCCCTGGATGGCGGCCGGCGCCGCGCCGGGTGGTTCGCGAACCACCCGGCAAGCCCTTGCCAACCCGACGCCGATGAGAACGCTCCAACCCGGAATCGTCGCTCGCTGTGACCAGTGCCGGGAGAGGGAGAGGCGCCCTTCAGCTAACCAGAAGATGAGGGCCGCCCGCGCCCTGTGCACGAGCGATCATCCGGCCGATGTTCTCCGGGCCGAAGAACTCTTCGCCGCTGACGCTGCCGGAGAGGACGCCGAAGAAGCGGTTCGTGTCCTCCTGGCTGCTGGAGACGGCGGCCAGCAGCATCAGCTGCTCGGGCTGCGGCGGCGCGAAGCTGGCGAGCTGGCAGGTCGTCTCATAGATCGCGGCCGTCGCGGCGTTGCGCTGCTGTTCGTAGCCGGCCAGCGCCTGCTCAAGCGGCTGGCGGCCCGCAAAGCCCGCGTCGATCGCCTCGGCCAGCAGCTCGGCATCGCGGAAGGCATCGGTGATGCCCTGGCCCGTCACCGGATCCTTGTGGTAGCCGGCGTCGCCCACCAGCGCCCAGCCCGGGCCGAAGGGCTTGCGGTAGAAGTTCGGCAGGTTGCTGGCGCCGATGAAGCGTTCCTCGCGGTGGCCGGCGGCAGCCTGCGCGGCCAGCTCCGGCGCCGTCTCCCGCATGCCGCGCATGAAGTTGCCCTCGATATCCTCGCGGAAGGTGGTGAAG encodes:
- a CDS encoding alpha/beta hydrolase; the protein is MAEITHRFVETNGIRMHLAEAGRGPLVLLCHGFPESWYSWRHQ